The sequence below is a genomic window from Bradysia coprophila strain Holo2 chromosome X unlocalized genomic scaffold, BU_Bcop_v1 contig_128, whole genome shotgun sequence.
TTGGGTTACTTTTCTCTGACGTGTTTTATATTCGagtataaaaattttattcaaaaacgttaACTTTATACATCAAGTAGCCAAAACTTTACTTcaagtttttaaaaagaataCCTTACTCGGTAATGGGATAAATTATGGAAATAGTACTTCTTCTGTGTTTACCGACATCGGCTACGCCTTATCTGCCCCATTGAcaagtaatgtactataaaCTCAGGTCGGGAATTGCCctaatatatttatttaacaatagaaaagtACAGTTTAGAAAAACTGCCGGtaattccataaaattgtacttttgttaaatattttaaccCAAAACACCTAAAACCAAACCAAAAACtctttttgtgtgttgtgaaaattatatttttttacagtcGGAGAAATTTAGATTTCGGGTGTTTAGAGATATCATCTTTTCTCTTATTCTCtcaattgccatttgaaataacatgtGAAATGAGAGAATACAGGAAAACGATGATGTCtcttaaaatcccgaaatctatttttctccGACGTAGCACAAGCACATGCATAAAATAAGTGATTACAATCTGTCTTGCAAAATACTGTTGATTTTATTTGCGAATGTTTTAGCACCTTCGATATTCTCTGCAGTCGATGGCAGTTTCTTCAAATTATCGTACCAACTCACTACATTTGCATATTTGCTCAGGTTTGCACCAAGTTCCtgcaaaatgtgaattaaaattgtaacaaaaaaaaaccattattTGCTTTCTTTAGAGCGCTCACCCattggcaattttctagcctacatttgtgcgcaaaaattttcgttttttgaagatttctctgaaccaaaatctttttttgaaaaagtaaaaccattaaagcatgcaaaaatgtgttacttttaagggaaaaattggtttgtagATGTTAACTTATTCCACtcggagaaacctttgcaaatgtgtaaatttatgtgttttgcaaaTGTTTCTCCAAGTGTTTTAAGTTAtcgaccacaaaccaatttttcccttaaaagtaacacatttttgcatgatttaatggttttactttttcaaaaaaagattttcgttcagagaaatcatcaaaaaacgaatatttttgcgcacaaatgtaggctagaaaattgccaaggggtgagcgctcttaacaCCTTACAACAGCATAGTTCAAAACGCTATACCAATAAGCTGAACTCTAATACATTATTTTATACTTTTGTAACAAAATTGATCAAATAGAAGTTATAAACTGATAGACTAAAAATTCCCTTTGATCGACGGAAAATTTCGAATTCCGTTCAACTAGGCTTTTGTCTTGGAAATTAACTATCATCGGGTGATCGTAATTCTAATCTTCAGGCTGGGAAACATTTATCCATAAAAATTACGGACAAAACTGATCAGCAAGCACGAAATTCATCAACAATTCACATTTCGTGTTATGATGCGTAAACTCACCAAAAGTCATCAGTATAGAATAAAGCTACGACGTTAAGTTCAGTTCAGCTCGCAACACTACTCTCGCGATAAGTTGACGTGTATGATTGACTCAATTGATATACATTTCCACGATAAACTACTTAAATATTCTAACGAACTTCACAAATTTCCAGCACATCTATTCCAGAAacaaacgagccgtcagaacagtcggagcgtttgctgcaactgagccccgtacaaacccgtacatctattgcgcacgtgaccctagttcgtccgtcgccctactttgaccgtaaacctatgcgccggttaaagtagttaaagtaaaattattatgtaatgtgtacatcttagaaattgcgcatagcgcaattacgaagccccgtacgacgttcctttcaaataaaacaaaaatttcaaatcgccctaaaattttaatttattgagtataaatacacatagtatcgattatctttcaaataaaacaaaaattacgaaaaacggatgaaatttactcgagttgtatgtaaaatacgcatagggccctagtagcggccttagtccgaggacccaaatttaatttttttttcaacaacattctattgggcctttgattaccttccaaatgaaacaaaaattacgaaaaacggatgaaatttgctcgagttgtatgtaaaatacacatagggccctagtagcagccttagtccgaggacccaaattacattttttttcaacaacattctattcggcctttgattaccttccaaatgaaacaaaaattacgaaaaacggatgaaatttgctcgagttatatgtaaaatacacatagggccctagtagtggccttagtccaaggacccaaatttaatttttttacaacaacattctattcggcctttgattaccgtccaaatgaaacaaaaattacgaaaaacggatgaaatttgctcgagttgtatgtaaaatacacatagggccctagtatcggcctcagtccgaggacccaaatttttttttttttcaactacattctattcggcctttgattacctaccaaataaaacaaaaattacgaaaaacggatgaaatttgctcgagttatgtgtaaaatacacatagggccctagtagtggccttagtccaaggacccaaatttaatttttttacaacaacattctattcggcctttgattacctaccaaataaaacaaaaattacgaaaaacggatgaaatttgctcgagttatatgtaaaatacacatagggccctagtagtggccttagtccaaggacccaaatttaatttttttttcaaccactttctattcggcctttgattaccttccaaatgaaacaaaaattacgaaaaacggatgaaatttactcgagttgtatgtaaaatacgcatagggccctagtagcggccttagtccaaggacccaaatttaatttttttttcaacaactttctattcgccgttcgattaccttccaaatgaaacaaaaattacgaaaaacggattaaatttactcgagttatatgtaaaatacacatagggccctagtagcttttcacttctaaggcctaactcacggtccactcacccgattttaaaaaactttttttttcctggattggtattgacaatacctatcatttgccgtgtcatttacatttccatcgtttattttgccataaatatcaccaaaagaccttaaatcacttaggtggccctaactcacgaagggcccatcttcgaactttcttcagggaaaaaaaaatttgaaatcggatttgatttactcaagatatcgacgtgacagacagacggacagacggcccaaatttttattgcggattcgtcatctatgaacataggcaaacactttgcccttaccgtctgcttcgaattccatcaattacacacggcatcgtaatcctataagcccctttgtacttcgtacggggctaaaaaccaaTAAACCAGAAACTCGCGCTCCGTCAAAAGaattaagtattttcaactaTTGGCGGAACGGTTTAAGGTATTGGAAAGATGTTCAGTCACAACATTTCATATTCAAATACTCACAACAATATTGGCCACAGATGAAAAGAGCGAAAAATCAGCGATTGTCGGTTCCGCACTGcctgaaacatattttttgccTTCCAAATACGTATTCAAAAAACCTATGGCTTCAAACAGTTTCTGACGAGCGTCATCTGAAATCGTAGTCTGTCCTTGATAAAAAGCTGGtaactgaaaataaataaaaattagaaaaaaatgctcaaaaatacctcaaagaaaaattgaattacagTGACACCACGAAGCCGTGGATAAAGGGTTCCACAATCAAAGTGCAAAAATTGGTTGATCAGCGCACGTTCTCTGGCATCATTCGGATAAACCGAATGGCCACTGGGGAAGTACTTCTCCACCAAATAAACAGCAATGGCTCGAGATTCAGTCAAAATAAAACCGTCATCGTCAAGGACAGGCACAGTGTGTTGATGGTTGATTTTAATGTAGTTGTCACTTAGATGCTCTTTTTTCAAAAGGTCAACAACACGAATCTAAGATATTGTTTTATTATACATTTAGAGTTTGATAATGACCTTGAAATACAATTCATATCAATAGAATAAAGATCGCTTACCTCAACATCAATGCCCAAATGTCTGATGGTACTCAATGCTACACGGCAAGGTCCGCTAagaatttatatcaaaaattacaaatcagAACAGAAGATTTTCTTAAAGAAACAATTCATTGTAGTGCTTCCTTTTGTGTGGTGTTACCTTATCGCACAATAATACAAAACTATTGGAGCCATTGCAACAAAGTAATTAACTTTATTAACATTACTTAAGCAATGAAAAAACTACTCGAATCACTTCAGATGCGCGACAAGCTCTACGTCGAAGATGATTACAACCTATATGTGTTTGTTAGATAGTTGTGACACATCCAAACAAAACGTATGCCAATGCACTTATGAAATGAAAGGCAactaaggcttgatttccacttacaagaAACCACTCTGTTTTACCCccgtttagctaaacggcgtatcttttctattttttgttaagtgtaAACGGAGAGAAAACTGAATGcttttttcgtaagtggaaattAAGACTAAAGCTAGCTCATTTTTACGATCAACTTCATGTTGATTAAAATCACTAATCAATTCAACGACAAGATTATAAAAATAAGAGATAATTTGACATATTCCATTTGTGGTATATATACGTGAATTTGCCGGTATGATATGATTAGTCTTATCATGGGAAGATACCAATATGAATGAGAGTAGTCCGTAGCAGATTTTAATTAACCTTTTTACCTTACTAGGGAGGTAATGTGGCTCTTCCGCCCCTAGGGAATACATTTTACCGCGCTCGTAAGGTATAGCAAAATAGAATATACGGGCCGAAGCCCTTGGATAATTTTACTCATATAAAATTACTTCCCTTGTATAGTATAACCTACCAGCAGTTTAGGAAGGATATGCCAATCTTCGAACTTTTACCTTTCAGGTCAAAATTCTAATAAGAACAAATTTATTATACCAAGGAAAAAGGGAAACATTATGATTGAATGGAAGCTCAGAATCAGTGTTATACCAACACAGGTTCTTTTGTCCCACGTATATTGAACTTTCTCGCTTATTCACACTCTTCCAACAAATCCAATTTTTGCTTTACTTTATACAATTGAATAGATACTGTGAAACGTTGCCAATATCAGAATTCATCAGGCCTGAAGAAATTCATCGAAACCGCACCGCATGTTTATGGATAGACAACATCACTTGGCTGAAATTAtgcctacatttgggcgtttgtTACCTAtgttattttcgatgataacttcgtATCGGCGTCCTTTCTGGAAAAAGTGGACACAAACCGATGGTCCCACTTTTTTAAGAAAGGACGCGGACGCGGTAACATATTTAACATATTTAGGATACAATTTGGCGTAGTGacgcaaaatttgttttggtaatttttttttctagaattttttcggtacAATTTTGAGTGTCACCCCCACCGATAtcaattcttttgtaagttgataaaaggacttgcgtcacacctccactgtaagcaGAAACTTAGTTATGTGTGCAAATACCATGCAAACAAATCAGTGGATAATTGTAGGAAAGCGGAAAAACCACCATGGCACAAAATCCGGAATCTACCTACGTAGTATACTTCTTTTTTTCAAAGTTATGGTATAAGAAAAGAAGCATATTGTAATGGTTTAGCttaagaaaataaatgtgTCAGAGCAAAATTGATGGTTGGTCAGAAATGGCcagtttcaataaaaagagtACCAGATCTCtagtttaaaagaaatttttaataattttcacttttttgtgaCGTGTGTTGGATACATGAGTTACCAAACATTGCTATGACGGTGATACCGCGTTACGATGATTAGTATTATGGGACGAGTAGCCGCCGCCGCCGACATATTGCTACTAAGCCGGCTTCTAATCTTTTAATCTTATTAGCCCGTACTTggcaaagttctgaaagaacaggttacgacaaccacgaaggcgggtggcaccaaattttacaaacagaaattgtgagaaatcaacttgaagaaaatatttttgtcgaaaattcaggattttttttggttaagttccattttacatataaacttcCCAGCCGTTGAcgtaatcagtcaaaaacactcaaaagagtaaaagtgacgcaagtccctgtgcatacttccaaaacaactgatatcgctgtaggtgacgcattctgtgCTTGtaacgcaaaaactgtaacagcaaaaatttgacgaaagaaattctagaaacaaaattttaccaaaaaaattttgcgtcacaaagtggcagatcgttcggacgtattaggacatattcttgcctattttcaaaaatttcttaaaagtactttcctcaacatctgccacttgtgacgcaaaatttttttggtaaaattttgtttctagaatttctttggtcaaatttttgttgttacagtttttgcgtacaagcgcagaatgtgtcacctccagcgatatcagttgttttggaagtatgcacatggacttgcgtcacttttactcttttgagtgttttcgactgatatcagttcttttggaagaattagtagattaaaaaaatttaaaaaaatttcaaaaatttcaaaaatttcaaaaatttcaaaagattgaaaaatttgaaaaatctaaaaaatttgaaaaatttaaaaatgtttgaaaaattttaaaatgtttgaaaaatttaaaaaattttgaaaaattttaaaaaatttgaaaaatttaaacaattttgaaaaatttaaaaaaatttgaaaaatgtaaaaaaatttgaaaaattttaaactttaaaaaatactaaatttaggaaaaaaaattgaggcgagcagagcttaccaaataccaaaagcgaacaaatttgttctaccatacccatccacacacacacacttaaaggtgttcttatatggggcctatatgggaacttcgaggagccctagctccgaaacgaggccggttccccccaaatttttttttctggaatgtcttagattgacgactagaatctactcccaaaatttcaacaaaatctaaagaagactttagaagataggaaacacggacggacggacggacggactaacaaagtaacgtaggattttttcatttcgtttaaagtactgaaattgaccaaaatgtatggaaatggggcttcttggaagattttttgcgtggccaaattttaagctgcaagaacgtgtgatagctcgttgaactcgtacggacgcccagttttttttaatggtaatttcgagtcatttgtctttgaattgaagaacttcaatatttgctgtatatatggttctgcagtcgatgacaaaaatttattttgaaattttttctagtaataggacttgcgtcacgggcgctatgctaacgcgcgcccatgattaTGTGTccccgccttcgtgatcaactcagagttgtcttaagctgttctttcagaaccttaaTACTTGGTACGGGgcttaaaattaaaagaaaacgtAATAATCGTTTCGTATGGGAAATTCCAcgtaatttgtaaaaatgCATGTGAACTACAAATTAAGTGAAATGTCCTGTATATCCACTGATAATATGTTCATAAAAACAGTTTCGCAATTTTAATAGCTCTTGTAGCTACACACGCGGAATTCTGAAAACcgacatattttgtgttttgtgttttatgcgagtttttgatttctcccTTTAAAAATACGCAAGTGTAGTTATAGTTATTCATGAAGATTAAGTTCAATAGTCTAGGCTCCACATAGTATTCTGGCTGCATGAAAGAATACCTGATTAGTTTCTGGTAGAGTTCGCTGCTATGAAAAATCATTCATCCACaattaacaaaattgtaaatctttttttattttcaaacatcCAGTCTCGCATCCATTGACATTTGATGTGTGAAGAAATATAtagttcaattcaattatagttattttcatgtgtcgggacCGAAAATGAGTGAGTTTTGAGATATTTCTCGATTTTCGGCCccttacatgaattttttgtgtgtgtatttgttgatcacacgttactgtaggttaagatttggccgagatattgaatttcaaaattacattAGTTAGTTCCTTCGAAAAAGTTCGATTTcgtaactcctaaacgtttcttacgattttccagaaattttggttataggttAATCTCGGGCCCTAgatcaaattattattttttaaaaatgggAGTACGCAAGCGTTTTTGGGAGCTAGGGCTCCCTgaagtttccatacaaatgcTTAAACTCTTTTTTGAGCGGTGAAATCCTATCAGTGAGCTGtcgattttttatgttttctgtttcttttcttgaagaaaagaCGATGTAGCTCTGTATTTTTATCCGATCACATTTAGCGAAAAACGCTAAAATGTCATCAATTATGATTTCCACAGAGGAAGTTTTGATACAGGAGGTCCTAATGTAAATGCGTCGATTGTCGATTGTTCTTGTCCTCgaattgaaaacattgaattgGGACTGGAATTTTATTTGGCTGCAGGTGTACCATCCGAGAAAATTAACATTGGAATGATTACATATGGACGAACATTTACGTTGGACTCTCACGACGGATTTAGTGCATTTAGTGATGACGAAACGTTAAGGAATGGAGGTAACGAAGGAGCCGGTAAGCAGGGAGTTTGCTCTTTGACTTCTGGCATTCTATCTTACtatgaaatcaaacatttggTGTCTGATGATAATGTGGTTGTCGACAAAGTCCTAATGTCAGCCTGTGCTCGATTCGATTCAGGATTCAGGTTATACAAAGGAGACTGTCGTAAGTTTTAAGTTTAAGTTTAAGTAAtaagaaaatgtgttttgctAGAAGAAAACGATTAGGTGGAATCATGATTTGTGATGCAGAAATGGACGACCACCTTGAACTCGTTAGAAACATGAAAGAAAACATTCCCAGTAATAGTTGCGATAATTTCAAACTCCCAGGATGTCCACGTTCGAGGAAAAAGTGTGCGGCCATTCGTCAAAAACCTGCGAGGCCAACAAAGAACTTTTCGTCGAATCCCGGTCCAAAATAAACATTCTACAGCTATGCGATCATGTAAGGAACTAAAGTTGGAGGTGTGGTCTgtaaaaaagattaaaaagcTACGAAACCCGACGTAACTTGTAGGAAAGTCGGATTAACGAGGGCAGTTTGGTCAACTGATGCCGATTGCGAACTAGATTCTGCAGATTGTGGAGATCGTCCTTATCCAATAATTGGAGTAGCAGAGAACGGAGGATCGGGATCCACACTTTATTATGCTAAAATAGATCCTACCTTAAAACTACCTATTTGGAGCTAATACGcacacaaaaagttttcttcaCCGAATCCTGGACAGGTGAATGGATTCAAACAGCACGATTGGTATAAAAATGGTCAACTTCTATTGGAAAATGATTTGCTTAAAGACAGCCAAAGGTCGCATTAACGAAAACGGAAAGCTACTGGTGCAGGAAGGCATCCTGCCGATTTTTGGACCACGGCTGCAAAACTTTTAACAACAGTGGCCGGATTACCGAATCCCGCAGTTTGTGCTTAACACTTGGAACTCGAGGTGTGAATAACCTATTCAGTGATTCAAAGACTCGTGGTGGTGAAGACGgcctaaaacaattttcggaAATGGGGTGTTGATTACCCCACAGTTGATCCTGCGGATGATATAGACAAAGACGAAGAAGATGAAGTTGACGATGAGGACGGTGATGACGATGAAGACCTTAAaggctgtttttttttaaaataatttataatttcaacaCTGAGTCGAGcaatagtaggttacagtgcatgctgcgaaaatgattcattacatgggggaacaattttgagatacgagCAACACACACGCGTGAGTTGcgagtttcaaaattgtttccacaAGTAATGAATCATGGCAACAGCTTGCactgtattctattttattgcttgtccaagcgaaaattgattcttacatatcaattccTTAACGCAGTAACAACGAATCTAGTATACCGCCGAACCCTCCGAAATTGGCTCACACGtctacgaagaaaaaaatcccgaaaacAACACTAATGTTATGTTGGTATTGT
It includes:
- the LOC119067643 gene encoding glutathione S-transferase 1-1-like; its protein translation is MAPIVLYYCAISGPCRVALSTIRHLGIDVEIRVVDLLKKEHLSDNYIKINHQHTVPVLDDDGFILTESRAIAVYLVEKYFPSGHSVYPNDARERALINQFLHFDCGTLYPRLRGVTLPAFYQGQTTISDDARQKLFEAIGFLNTYLEGKKYVSGSAEPTIADFSLFSSVANIVELGANLSKYANVVSWYDNLKKLPSTAENIEGAKTFANKINSILQDRL